The genomic interval GGCAGGCGGCCGAGGCGGTGTTCAAGGCCCGCGATGCGGAGGCGGTCGAGGCGCTGGACGAGGCCATCGCCGCGGAGACCGACGCCGGCGTGCGCCGGCTGATGGAGCAGGCGCGGGCGGCCGCGGTGCTGGCCTCCGACCGGGCCGAGGACGAGAAGCGCGCTGCCGTCGACGTGCTGGCGGCGCGCGGCGACCGCGACGCGCTGTCGCTGCTGATCGGCCTGTCCGCCTCGGCGGAGGGAGCGTTGCGCGATGCGGCCGACACGGCGGTGACGCGCATCAACAAGTCGCTGGTCATGTGGGACGCGGCGCAGAACGTCTGGTACGGGCTGTCGCTCGGCTCGGTGCTGTTGCTCGCTGCCATCGGCCTCGCCATCACCTTCGGCGTCATGGGCGTGATCAACATGGCGCACGGCGAGATGGTGATGATCGGCGCCTATGTCACCTTCGTGGTCCAGGAGGTCATCCGCGGCTCGGCGCCGGGCTTGTTCGACTATTCGCTGCTCATCGCCCTGCCGCTGGCCTTCCTGGTCGCCGGCGCGGTCGGCATCGGCATCGAGCGCGGCATCATCCGCTTTCTCTACGGCCGGCCGCTGGAGACGCTGCTCGCCACCTGGGGCCTGTCGCTGATCCTGCAACAGGCGGTGCGGTCGCTGTTCGGGCCGACCAACCGCGAGGTCGGCAACCCTTCCTTCATGTCGGGGGCCTTCGATATCGGCCAGCTGACCATCACCTACAACCGGATGTGGATCGTCGTCTTCGCGCTGGTGGTGTTCGCCGGGCTGATCCTGGTGCTGAAGAAGACGTCCTTCGGCCTCTCCATGCGGGCGGTGACGCAGAACCGGCGCATGGCGGCGTCCATGGGCATCCGCACGCCGTGGATCGACGCCTTCACCTTCGGCCTCGGCTCCGGCATTGCAGGCATTGCCGGCGTGGCGCTGTCCCAGATCGACAACGTCTCGCCCAACCTCGGCCAGGGCTACATCATCGACAGCTTCATGGTCGTGGTGTTCGGCGGCGTCGGCAACCTGTGGGGCACGCTGGTCGGCGCCATAACGCTCGGGGTGGTGAACAAGTTCCTCGAGCCCTATGCCGGCGCCGTGCTCGGCAAGATCCTGGTGCTCGTCTTCATCATCCTGTTCATCCAGAAGCGTCCGCGCGGGCTGTTCGCCCTCAAGGGCCGGGCAGTGGAAGCATGATGACCTCATTCCTGTTCCGTGCCCTGGACAGGCGGGCGGGCCTGTTCCTCGCCGTCCTGCTGGCGATCACGATCGCCGTGCCGGCGCTCAACCTGCTGGTGCCGCCGTCGAGCCCGTTCCACGTGCCGACCTATGCGGTCACGCTGATGGGCAAGTACCTGACCTATGCGCTGCTGGCGCTGTCGGTCGACCTGGTCTGGGGCTACTGCGGCATCCTCTCGCTCGGCCACGGCGCCTTCTTCGCGCTCGGCGGCTACGCCATGGGCATGTACCTGATGCGCCAGATCGGCAGCCGCGGGGTGTACGGCGATCCGCTCCTGCCCGACTTCATGGTGTTCCTGAACTGGAAGGAACTGCCCTGGTACTGGCACGGCTTCGACATGTTCTGGTTCGCCGCGCTCATGGTGCTGGTCGTGCCGGGTGTGCTCGCCTTCGTGTTTGGCTGGTTCGCGTTCCGATCCCGCGTCACCGGCGTCTATCTGTCGATCATCACCCAGGCGCTGACCTACGCCCTGCTGCTCGCCTTCTTCCGCAACGACATGGGCTTCGGCGGCAACAACGGCCTGACCGACTTCAAGGACATCCTCGGCTTCAGCATCCAGGCCGACACGACCCGCGCCGGCCTGTTTGCCGCCTCCGGCATCGCGCTGATGCTCTGCTTCCTGGTCTGCAGGGCGGTGACGCGTTCCAAGCTTGGCAAGGTGCTGGTCGCGGTGCGCGACGCGGAAAGCCGCGCCCGCTTCCTCGGCTACCGGGTCGAACACTACAAGCTGTTCGTGTGGACCCTGTCGGCGATGATGGCCGGCCTTGCCGGCGCGCTCTACGTGCCGCAGGTCGGCATCATCAACCCGGGCGAATTCGCCCCGGCCAATTCCATCGAGGCCGTCATCTGGGTCGCCGTCGGCGGGCGCGGCACGCTGGTCGGGCCGGTGATCGGCGCCGTGGCGGTCAATTTCGGCAAGACCTGGTTCACCGCCGCGCTGCCGGACGTCTGGCTGTTCGCGCTCGGTGGGCTGTTCGTGGTGGTCACGCTGTTCCTGCCCAGAGGCATCGTCGGCACGCTCGGCCAGGGCTGGAGCGCGCTGCGCCAGCGCAGGGCCTCGGCCGCTGCGGAA from Polymorphum gilvum SL003B-26A1 carries:
- the urtB gene encoding urea ABC transporter permease subunit UrtB, with translation MPLLRTLIFILGSLLPALAPVQAQGDLAGLRPLIDALARGGFKETEAQVGALAATGNPAVAPALEALAEGNLYERKSDGAVVIAVKAGRDMARDMALTDPLSGAALGEAASRDLAKIKVNNSLRRVIRSALGALTLMAKDPAVRRQAAEAVFKARDAEAVEALDEAIAAETDAGVRRLMEQARAAAVLASDRAEDEKRAAVDVLAARGDRDALSLLIGLSASAEGALRDAADTAVTRINKSLVMWDAAQNVWYGLSLGSVLLLAAIGLAITFGVMGVINMAHGEMVMIGAYVTFVVQEVIRGSAPGLFDYSLLIALPLAFLVAGAVGIGIERGIIRFLYGRPLETLLATWGLSLILQQAVRSLFGPTNREVGNPSFMSGAFDIGQLTITYNRMWIVVFALVVFAGLILVLKKTSFGLSMRAVTQNRRMAASMGIRTPWIDAFTFGLGSGIAGIAGVALSQIDNVSPNLGQGYIIDSFMVVVFGGVGNLWGTLVGAITLGVVNKFLEPYAGAVLGKILVLVFIILFIQKRPRGLFALKGRAVEA
- the urtC gene encoding urea ABC transporter permease subunit UrtC; translated protein: MTSFLFRALDRRAGLFLAVLLAITIAVPALNLLVPPSSPFHVPTYAVTLMGKYLTYALLALSVDLVWGYCGILSLGHGAFFALGGYAMGMYLMRQIGSRGVYGDPLLPDFMVFLNWKELPWYWHGFDMFWFAALMVLVVPGVLAFVFGWFAFRSRVTGVYLSIITQALTYALLLAFFRNDMGFGGNNGLTDFKDILGFSIQADTTRAGLFAASGIALMLCFLVCRAVTRSKLGKVLVAVRDAESRARFLGYRVEHYKLFVWTLSAMMAGLAGALYVPQVGIINPGEFAPANSIEAVIWVAVGGRGTLVGPVIGAVAVNFGKTWFTAALPDVWLFALGGLFVVVTLFLPRGIVGTLGQGWSALRQRRASAAAEAGADEPPSLPPNSPAATAAPKPAGPTPVKVPAGAEPQPAE